The following nucleotide sequence is from Trifolium pratense cultivar HEN17-A07 linkage group LG2, ARS_RC_1.1, whole genome shotgun sequence.
AGAGATGGAAGGGATGGCAATGCCAACTTGGGAACACATGAAATTCTTAAGTAGGAAAGTTGTGGTAGCATCTCTACGCCTTCATCTTTCAACATCTTCTCTAAGTTTGGTAAACCACGCAGAGTCAATATCTTCAATGAAACGAAAGCCCTCTCAGATTTAGATTCATATGAGTCATCATCAATGTATTTTACATCTTTCATTCCAGATACATAAAGAGTGGTTAAATAAGGTAATTTACCAAGTGGAGGAAGCCGCTGACAGTTTTTACAGTTGTAGAGTATAACATCAACCAACCCTTCCAAAATAGAAGTATTTCTCATCCAATTGGGAAGATGTATTCCCAAATAACCCTTCATCCCAAAACCCTTGAGACCTATGGGAGGCTCAAGGACTTCGAGTACTCTCTCTACATTAGTATGGCCTTGTGACTTAGCGTAAATATCCCATGATAGGTATAACCGATTTAACTCCTTTTTACCAATCAAATTAGCTTCTTTAGCATCCCATTCACTTGATACATTCTCAAGGCCTTTGATGTGTAACTTGCCTCCTAGTTGTAAGCCACGTAACTCTGCTAAACCAAACCCCATCTTCGAACCCACAATGAAAGTGCTCAATGTTTTTAGAGAAGTTAACTTACTAATATTGGAAGGCATTGATACTAATGAAGTGCAATATTTAATCACAAGATGCCTAAGATcttgtaattttgtcaattggTTGGGAAGACTAGATAAATTCGGACAAATATCAAGTTTTAGTATTTGCAAATTGTGCAACTTACAAACAGACCCAGGCAAGGATTTGATGGGACTTTCAAAAAGTTCCAAGTACCTCAGATGTGTTAAACTCTTTAGTGCTGAAAGTTGCAAAGAACTAGTACGTAATGCTCGAAGAGGAGTGATTGATGGCAGCGAACCTAACTGTCCAAAGGGAACAATATCTAACTCAAGAAAAGTTCGTAAAGACTCAACTTTCTTGAAAGGGATAGTGTTGTAGTTGAATGGTTTTTCAAACAACTCAGTAAAGGAACAACTTATATGATGAACTCTGCCAGACAAATTAGTCAAGCTTTCAGCATCAGAAGCAACACATTCTTCTCCCATTATAGACTGAGCTAAATCATGAAATAAATCATGCATTTTGAAAGTAACATTACCCTTTTCATCAGTTCTGACTTCTTGAAAGAATGACAACGCATATAACTCATTCCACACTTCCTGACCAACATGCTCCACGTCTAAATTTCCTCTGGAAGAGATAAATCCATTAGCCAACCAAAGATGGATTAGTTGTTCCTTCAGCATTTCAAAATCCTTAGGAAAAACAgcacaaaaagtaaaacatggcCTCAGTGATAATTTCAAATGAAAGTAGCTTAGTCTCAAAACAGACATGATACGATTATTACGATTATCCTCAGATAATTTCAAAAAGTTACTTTCCTTTATAGAAAGCCATTGATGTTCCTCACTTTTGAAGCGCAAAAGACTTCCCAGTACTTTGACAGCAAGAGGCGAACCCGCACACTTTCTCACAATCTCCTTGCCTATTGCTACAAGCTCTGCACGCTCTTCTCTATTAATTCCAAAAGCTTGTTGTTTAAACAAAGACCAGACGTCATCATCGGATAAACCTCCCAAGTGATGAGCAGGATAAGTTCCCATAATGGACGCAACAATGTCAAGTCGTGTAGTCACCAGAACGGATGACCCTTTCTTTCCATTTCCACCTTGCAACAAATACTTTAACTTATCCCATTTCTCTGGATCTTCACTCCACACATCATCAAGAACAAGTAAATACCTTTTGTTTTGCAAAATTTCTCGAACTGCTCTTTGCGTTGATTCTAAAGACGAGAGGTCTGAATTTTTTCCATTGGTGGATTCTATGATGGACTTCAAAATTGCCATCATGCTAAAATCATCAGAAACACAAACCCAAATTTTCAAGTCAAAATGGGTTTTTAACCTTTCATCGTCAAAAACCACTTGAGCAAGTGTTGTTTTTCCATGTCCGCCAATACCAACAATGGAATAGACAGAGAGTTCTTCACTATCAACTGCATGACTTAGAAGAAACTTAACAACTTGCTCTCTATCACCATCTCTTCCGTATACTTTTGGTTCAGCAACAACAGAAGTAGTTTGCCGCCATTCATCATCTCCTCGTTGATTCTCCTCCGCGACTCCCACTCGTAATTCATACTTCTGTCTTTCTGCAGCAATAACATCAATCTTTTCAGCAACCACTTTCATCCTCTTTCCAATGTTGCGACGAGCCAAAATCTTCTTAGGATGGAAACGTGTGATCCACTTCTTGTCTCCATGTGCTTTGGATGCTATTGAACATTCATCCAATATATCATCAAGAACATGAGCAGCATCAGCCAGATTTTGCAGCCAAACTTTCACAGATTTACTTTTAATTTGCTTCTCTTCAGCATCTTCCAGGACAGCTCGAATTGCGGTAAGATTTCGAAATAGCTTTTTGGTCAATTCATCAACACCCAAAAAGGTTGCAAGCTCCTCCCGAAGAAAAGATCCGAGATTTTCAATCACAATTCCAAGTAAAACATCAGCCATTTGCAGGTATGAGAATAGAAATGAATCAAAGTTTGAAAGATGAATATGCTAattaaattgttttgttttcaaagaTTATCAATTAAATGAATGGATAAAGTTGTTGTGTAACCTTTCAAAGTTGGCTCATCTAGCTAAACAATACACACAATTAGTATTATAATATAACATTATTATTGTACATGAcattgaagaaaaaaacaagTTGTGAACTGTACATGAcagtgagaaaaaaaaaacaagttgtgaaggtacatgacaatgaggaaaaatacaaaattgagaatttttatttatttttttgaacaagaaaatTGAGAATCTTTTCTTATGAAACATCATGTCCGTTCATTTGATAAGTGGATAGACTAAATTAATTATTGCCTCCGTCTCAAAAAGATTGTccttttaaaagaaataatattttgagcATTGCTATATGTCCCGAAAAATGAATTCCCGAATATCACGAATTGACTATTAATTGGATTGAAATCCTAAAACACGCTTAAGTAATACTCCGTACTAAATTTGCCACTCTCACTTTATTTTGTTTCCACTTTCCACCAACCTTCTGCAACCTTCTCTCCTTAAAACCAACCTCTCTGCTTGTTCTCTAATCCATTCTAGAAAATAAAATGCTTCCATgctaaatttgttttttatgttcaaaGCAATAGAATACCCTAAAAGAATTTCTAtgatttatttgtgttttaCCAGAAAAGAGTTTCTATGATTAACCATAGTTATAGAGAAAGACATAGCCCAAATTCTCCAGTAATAAACAAgttctataaaatattttttgcatcCCCTAGACTGACATAGGAACTAAGAAGTGCATGGTGAGTGTGTTGGGAGAGATGATTTTTGCATCTAACAAATTGTGGATGAGGATTAATTGTTTTCGGTGGATCCCATAGTGTGACGGTATGTGAACTGTGTAGACATTTTGCTGTGTTTACTGTCAGAGGGACCAAACACGCAATTCGTGAGTTTTCGGGAAAATAATTTCGGGACATCTAGCATTTCCGtaataattttactaaattaccctaataaattaggcaaatgttaacatgtgcacctaaggcacatgttaagaatacaaatatagaaatatttttttgaaacatgtGTATTATATCTTTTAAGACTTAATTGATAGtaaattgttaaaatataagacTTAATTGAAAGTAAGTGGTTAAATACATGACAAAAATTGCAAATTCAACAGAGTTGTTgacttttttgaaatattcataatcTCATTTCATTACTCATTTGAGAGCacctaaaattaaaacaattttgtTAAATTTCAAAGGTATGATTCCCCAATTCAATTCCTAGTTATAGAATAATATTTTGTAAGACTTTATCTCACGCCCAAATTCTAAATTGTCAGAACCCCTTACCTACCTACGAATAGGAGGGTTAACACCAactatgataatgataatatatagtataattgTAATACTAATAATTTAACATTTCAAGTTGAATAAGGTTGGCTGAATTTCAATCAGTGGATAACCAAAACAATAATAGTTGTATTTAGGGTTATATATAACTAGACTCTTACCCGTACGATGCACGGGTTTTATGCGCTATTTTatactataaaataatttgcaaaaacatttattaaattttatcttatctattttttttattaacatcaGTAAGTAGCtttgacaatcgaccaactttttatatacataaaaattggaTAAAAGATTATTAGgaaaacattaactattttgaataaaatacacaaaataataaaatgaacaaaaaaaattaaaataataataacccaaaataataataattattattatttttgaagaaataataattattattattattattattataattagtaTCACACATTAAATgcatgtaagtggatgatgtggctaaatgaaaggttttcattggtttgtggattagggtttagatagacaactGGACAACTATctaagatttatatatatatatagatatagatatagatagatagataattttgattgttttatGGCTTGAAAAGATAATAATTACGGTATATTGTAATTATCGCCGGAAAAGCATACCTGAAGTGCTCTTGAGTAATCTCTGGGAGGAGGAAAACAATCCCTCCACCATTGCACTAGCAGCAAGCTTTGTAGAAGTGCGAGTACTTTCCACATTCTGCATGGGGAAAGAATTTTTGCTTTGTGGTGTTTGGAATTATACTCCCTCCCATACTTATGTTACTACTCCACATTCTTTTATATAAGTCATCACCAATCTACATTACATCACTCATTCTAAATACATAGAGTGGTTAAACAAGGTATTTACCAAGTGGGGGAAGCCGCCGATAGATTTTTCGGTTGTAGAGTATAACATCAACTAAGCATTCCAAAATAGAAGTATTTCTAATCCATTGGAGAAAATGTATTCCTGCATAGCCCTTCATCCTGAAACACTTGAGTCTTGACTGAGGCTCAAGGGCTTCGAGTACTCACTCCACATTAGTATCAATGCCTTG
It contains:
- the LOC123911317 gene encoding putative disease resistance protein RGA3, coding for MADVLLGIVIENLGSFLREELATFLGVDELTKKLFRNLTAIRAVLEDAEEKQIKSKSVKVWLQNLADAAHVLDDILDECSIASKAHGDKKWITRFHPKKILARRNIGKRMKVVAEKIDVIAAERQKYELRVGVAEENQRGDDEWRQTTSVVAEPKVYGRDGDREQVVKFLLSHAVDSEELSVYSIVGIGGHGKTTLAQVVFDDERLKTHFDLKIWVCVSDDFSMMAILKSIIESTNGKNSDLSSLESTQRAVREILQNKRYLLVLDDVWSEDPEKWDKLKYLLQGGNGKKGSSVLVTTRLDIVASIMGTYPAHHLGGLSDDDVWSLFKQQAFGINREERAELVAIGKEIVRKCAGSPLAVKVLGSLLRFKSEEHQWLSIKESNFLKLSEDNRNNRIMSVLRLSYFHLKLSLRPCFTFCAVFPKDFEMLKEQLIHLWLANGFISSRGNLDVEHVGQEVWNELYALSFFQEVRTDEKGNVTFKMHDLFHDLAQSIMGEECVASDAESLTNLSGRVHHISCSFTELFEKPFNYNTIPFKKVESLRTFLELDIVPFGQLGSLPSITPLRALRTSSLQLSALKSLTHLRYLELFESPIKSLPGSVCKLHNLQILKLDICPNLSSLPNQLTKLQDLRHLVIKYCTSLVSMPSNISKLTSLKTLSTFIVGSKMGFGLAELRGLQLGGKLHIKGLENVSSEWDAKEANLIGKKELNRLYLSWDIYAKSQGHTNVERVLEVLEPPIGLKGFGMKGYLGIHLPNWMRNTSILEGLVDVILYNCKNCQRLPPLGKLPYLTTLYVSGMKDVKYIDDDSYESKSERAFVSLKILTLRGLPNLEKMLKDEGVEMLPQLSYLRISCVPKLALPSLPSLEIIDAGGLNYEFFYNFSEYRGDEFGDLFPKETVCNMHNLKSLFIIHFTGLEVLPDDLRSLCALEELYISGCDGLESFSMHALQGLKSLRTLTIVSCPNLISLSESMGDLACLERLKIQGCPRLVLPSNMNKLTSLRQMEILGDGGNSRMLQGIEVIPSLQNLTLLNFNELPESLGAMNSLQSVHIFGCPNVRSLPNSFQNLINLQSLLIVESPILEMRCKERTGEDWQKIAHVPSLKLTAKETLRQFRTGFPEWKMEVHLLHRLDEDIYIGGSIMDFDRIVDAF